A stretch of Alligator mississippiensis isolate rAllMis1 chromosome 14, rAllMis1, whole genome shotgun sequence DNA encodes these proteins:
- the CAMK1G gene encoding calcium/calmodulin-dependent protein kinase type 1G isoform X2, giving the protein MGRMEEDDSRSWKKQTSNIRKTFIFMEALGSGAFSEVFLVKQKATGKLFALKCIKKSPLIRDCSLENEIAVLRKIKHENIVTLEDIYESATHFYLVMQLVSGGELFDRILERGVFTEKDASVVIRQVLDAVKYLHENGIVHRDLKPENLLYLTPEENSKIMITDFGLSKMEQNGVMSTACGTPGYVAPEVLAQKPYSKAVDCWSIGVITYILLCGYPPFYEETESKLFEKIKEGYFEFESPFWDDISESAKHFISHLLEKDPNKRFNCEEALRHPWINGNTALHRDIYPSVSAQIQKNFAKSKWKQAFNAAAVVHHMKKLHMHCHAEADNNVPLIQVVEASRPDSPIVANLEAVNQDKNTLLPLIPMLACQNSPAQLDQSTVGTERKTQDFLVNGFLPIDSSLILPENQGPFNRTSWDCSPACVGHEKAKTGFCSESVLHKKAVKSHPFRSEVLVPMKFGTRPHCGTGQTGVCSIM; this is encoded by the exons AGGTGCCTTTTCAGAAGTTTTCTTAGTAAAACAGAAGGCTACTGGCAAGCTGTTTGCTCTGAAGTGCATCAAGAAGTCTCCTCTCATTAGGGACTGCAGCTTGGAGAATGAAATAGCAGTGCTGAGAAA AATAAAGCATGAAAATATTGTGACTCTGGAAGACATTTATGAGAGCGCAACTCACTTCTACCTGGTCATGCAGCT GGTGTCCGGTGGGGAGTTATTTGACCGAATCTTGGAACGAGGTGTTTTTACTGAGAAAGATGCGAGTGTTGTGATCAGGCAGGTCTTGGATGCAGTGAAGTATCTCCATGAAAATGGAATAGTTCACCGAGACTTAAAG CCAGAAAACCTGCTTTACCTGACTCCCGAAGAGAACTCCAAGATCATGATCACTGACTTTGGCTTGTCTAAAATGGAGCAGAACGGCGTCATGTCCACGGCTTGTGGGACTCCAGGATATGTTG CTCCAGAGGTCCTGGCCCAGAAACCGTACAGCAAAGCTGTAGACTGCTGGTCTATAGGCGTCATTACCTACATCTT gctgTGTGGATACCCTCCTTTCTATGAAGAGACAGAATCCAAACTGTTTGAAAAGATTAAGGAAGGCTACTTTGAATTTGAATCTCCCTTTTGGGATGACATCTCCGAGTCAG CCAAGCATTTCATCAGTCATTTACTGGAGAAGGATCCAAACAAGAGGTTTAACTGTGAAGAAGCCCTGAGGCACCCCTG GATTAATGGAAATACAGCCCTTCACCGTGACATATACCCATCTGTCAGCGCTCAGATTCAGAAAAACTTTGCAAAGAGCAAATGGAAG CAAGCCTTCAATGCTGCAGCTGTCGTACACCACATGAAGAAACTCCACATGCACTGCCATGCAGAGGCTGACAACAACGTCCCCCTCATACAAGTGGTGGAAGCATCCCGACCCGACAGCCCCATAGTCGCCAACTTGGAGGCTGTCAACCAAGACAAGAACACGTTGCTGCCTCTCATCCCCATGTTGGCTTGTCAGAACTCTCCCGCTCAGCTGGACCAAAGCACAGTGGGGACAGAGAGGAAGACGCAAGATTTCTTGGTTAACGGGTTCCTGCCAATAGACAGTAGCTTGATCCTGCCAGAAAATCAGGGCCCTTTTAATAGAACTTCTTGGGACTGCAGCCCAGCCTGTGTTGGGCATGAGAAAGCGAAGACGGGCTTCTGCTCTGAATCAGTGCTTCATAAAAAGGCAGTCAAATCCCA CCCCTTCAGATCAGAGGTTCTTGTTCCCATGAAATTTGGTACCCGCCCACACTGTGGCACTGGACAAACTGGAGTTTGTTCGATAATGTGA